One window from the genome of Diospyros lotus cultivar Yz01 chromosome 11, ASM1463336v1, whole genome shotgun sequence encodes:
- the LOC127813255 gene encoding 21 kDa protein-like, producing the protein MPRLALYLLLPLLLLLSFHSTAESAAFPPDPAAVAAAANFIRVSCRATRYPALCIHSLSTYAPKIRQSHKQLAQTALAVSLAKARSAVASVSKMTKLSGMKPIERQAVKDCVDTMADSVDQLGSSLRELGRTGPGGKEFTWHMSNVQTWVSAALTDENTCVDGFSGPGMDGKVKAAIKKRVVGVAQVTSNALALVNRFAARARHGPRPRQAAAARLP; encoded by the coding sequence ATGCCAAGACTTGCCCTTTACTTGCTGCTGccactcctcctcctcctatcCTTTCACAGCACGGCGGAATCTGCCGCCTTTCCCCCAGATCCAGCCGCCGTCGCCGCTGCCGCGAACTTCATCAGAGTCTCATGCAGAGCCACCCGCTACCCGGCCCTGTGCATCCACAGCCTCTCAACCTACGCCCCTAAGATCCGGCAGAGCCACAAACAACTCGCCCAAACCGCCCTCGCCGTCAGCCTCGCCAAGGCCAGGTCCGCGGTGGCGTCCGTCTCCAAAATGACCAAGCTCTCTGGGATGAAACCCATAGAGCGCCAAGCCGTGAAGGACTGCGTAGACACCATGGCGGACTCGGTGGACCAGCTCGGCAGCTCGCTGCGAGAGCTCGGCCGTACAGGGCCCGGCGGCAAGGAGTTTACCTGGCACATGAGCAACGTCCAGACGTGGGTCAGCGCCGCCCTCACCGACGAGAACACCTGCGTCGACGGCTTCTCCGGGCCGGGCATGGACGGGAAGGTGAAAGCTGCCATAAAAAAAAGGGTCGTTGGCGTCGCCCAGGTCACTAGCAATGCGCTTGCTCTGGTGAACCGCTTCGCCGCCCGAGCCCGGCACGGGCCTCGACCTCGCCAAGCCGCGGCCGCCAGGTTGCCTTGA